The following proteins come from a genomic window of Aspergillus luchuensis IFO 4308 DNA, chromosome 3, nearly complete sequence:
- a CDS encoding putative vacuolar sorting protein SNF7 family protein (COG:U;~EggNog:ENOG410PIFR;~InterPro:IPR005024;~PFAM:PF03357;~go_process: GO:0007034 - vacuolar transport [Evidence IEA]) — protein MMTLLQYILSQDSFRKNRLPSLYSDFPIHRKTNPEGYTTNIAAWEHALTSAAKHGYIAPHGPASKGKANHLILRADESLLRDLEIPECGRPVALGAVFDEATRNRTMVPLHLYRTNPASLRKPQWGIDTSVLSPWAVMSWGMKQLKGVVIGGEEATPRLQPQELVLVENLKEVADRVVKNATANSPSKTDLVYSKESFVNEFAGVLDEGSRLSDVDMDVLLLYMSRDSGAIAYDGKTIKFRTSDAPKDITEQDTAVASIKTLMATMTKQVENLENKITELNATAKMALQNKNRVSALSAVRSKKLAEHNLKQRLDTLMQLEEVYSKIEQATDQVQFVKVMEASTGALRGLHSQIGGAERVEDVVEELRDEMSKVDEVGNIMNEAGPQIDETEIDDELQELENKEREEMEEKEAEETRKKLAELDSLQQGAQEAARRTAAERAVESELEDRLSRMSVEEGPNTTA, from the exons ATGATGACCCTCCTTCAATATATCCTCTCGCAGGATTCCTTCAGAAA AAAccgcctcccctccctctacTCCGACTTCCCCATCCACCGCAAGACCAACCCCGAGGGatacaccaccaacatcgcAGCCTGGGAACATGCCTTAACCTCCGCCGCAAAGCACGGCTACATCGCTCCACATGGGCCCGCCTCGAAGGGCAAAGCGAACCACTTGATCCTGCGAGCTGATGAATCCTTGCTACGTGATCTGGAGATTCCGGAGTGTGGACGGCCTGTCGCACTGGGTGCGGTTTTT GACGAAGCGACAAGGAATCGAACCATGGTGCCTCTGCACCTTTATCGGACTAACCCAGCGAGTTTGCGCAAGCCGCAGTGGGGGATTGATACGTCTGTGTTGAGTCCATGGGCTGTCATGAGCTGGGGCATGAAGCAGTTGAAGGGCGTTGTGATTGGAGGCGAGGAGGCAACGCCGAGGTTACAGCCTCAGGAGTTGGTTCTGGTGGAGAACTTGAAG GAGGTTGCGGACCGCGTAGTCAAGAACGCCACGGCGAATAGTCCGTCAAAAACGGACTTGGTCTATTCCAAGGAAAGCTTCGTGAACGAGTTCGCGGGTGTTTTGGATGAAGGGAGTCGCCTGTCGGACGTGGATATGGATGTGCTGTTACTGTATATGTCCCGTGATAGCGGCGCTATTGCGTACGATGGCAAG ACCATCAAATTCAGAACCAGTGACGCTCCAAAAGATATCACAGAGCAAGATACCGCCGTCGCCTCTATCAAAACGCTCATGGCGACTATGACCAAGCAGGTGGAAAACCTGGAGAACAAAATCACTGAACTTAATGCGACTGCCAAAATGGCTCTGCAGAACAAGAACCGCGTTTCTGCGCTCTCGGCTGTGCGCTCTAAGAAGCTCGCGGAGCATAATCTGAAACAGAGACTGGATACTCTGATGCAGCTTGAGGAGGTATATTCCAAAATCGAGCAGGCGACGGATCAGGTGCAATTCGTGAAGGTCATGGAGGCAAGCACCGGAGCACTTCGGGGCTTGCATAGTCAGATCGGCGGTGCGGAGAGGGTCGAGGATGTGGTAGAAGAGCTGCGTGATGAGATGTCCAAGGTGGACGAGGTCGGAAACATCATGAACGAGGCTGGTCCACAGATTGATGAGACTGAGATCGACGACGAGCTGCAGGAACTGGAGAACAAGGAgcgggaggagatggaagagaaggaggcagaagagaCTCGCAAGAAGCTTGCCGAACTCGACAGTCTCCAGCAGGGCGCTCAGGAAGCCGCTCGCAGAACAGCAGCGGAGCGAGCTGTGGAATCGGAATTGGAGGACCGCCTGTCTCGGATGTCGGTCGAGGAAGGCCCTAATACCACTGCTTAG
- a CDS encoding TRAPP III-specific subunit 85 family protein (BUSCO:EOG09260W8D;~COG:D;~EggNog:ENOG410PKG3;~InterPro:IPR024420;~PFAM:PF12739) translates to MTSPGDAAPVKPPPSFSPGVPRVASKSRYPNQRRDSSPALDADLVDSRIRSPTPPLTATTAELPIRSASPRAPSFRSSTPQLARSSLGSPVEGRFDGAEEIRSLIIRSFSPVVGVYASADTDELVRQKGFAGGFWELIRPFGENVPGKLVIRDSVGSSRGWEDYGVRFVNLASNSPPPTNSSSGRNPSLVQVEEVLEKQLGTTDDPLGGSMRPRDFLNFPTTSPLYKVFLRHLLSISSATPHETFRHPVASVIAISSRNTAPLETLRQLYADTSNGPRRLPDWCHSEYLRYYVLVHDEDRDDIAESTKLYDQMKRHFGLHCHLLRLRSNQCVVTDDDSVQVPECEWLSPTERLSGGAEPLVDLDNNGLYLFDSDIMAIKAFIRELVAQSVIPFMENRVAVWNDQVASRRRGISGRFMSMSRRWAGFGTGSRSSLTSGGASGNYDVAHGYYRPDTPEALLRKMADFAFMLRDWKLSASTYELLRSDYANDKAWKYHAGAYEMCAVSMLLNPAAMGTKVKLDGIDQMFDTACYSYLTRCSDTPNALRCLTLAMELLKSRGGSAVESAARWAMRAMDLGLVGSIGQGLFSERVSACYAARSPVSGMKWGSRRRKAGMWSVFAADMWLRLGKPSLASAALEEAERLYADVLDGDGGFPMPEMQTFVDNLRHAVKVEYLEARGLDTRDEAATAEALGTEETSEKLDRRMNRKSLISNPLDSGGLGPAQGTRDDDNAANDDFERA, encoded by the exons CCGATTAGGTCCGCATCGCCTCGTGCTCCTTCTTTCCGATCGTCGACTCCACAATTAGCCCGATCATCCCTGGGATCCCCGGTAGAAGGTCGTTTCGATGGCGCGGAGGAAATCCGTTCTCTAATCATACGCTCGTTCTCCCCGGTGGTTGGAGTCTATGCATCAGCGGACACCGATGAGTTGGTACGACAGAAAGGCTTCGCTGGTGGTTTCTGGGAGTTGATTCGCCCTTTCGGCGAGAATGTGCCCGGGAAGTTGGTCATAAGGGACAGCGTGGGGTCGAGTCGTGGCTGGGAAGACTACGGGGTGCGCTTTGTGAACTTGGCCAGCAACAGCCCGCCCCCTACCAATTCGAGCTCAGGGCGAAACCCCTCCCTGGTACAGGTGGAAGAGGTCTTGGAGAAGCAATTGGGCACGACAGATGATCCGCTGGGCGGATCAATGCGCCCCAGAGATTTCTTGAATTTTCCTACAACATCCCCTTTATACAAAGTATTTCTTCGACACCTTCTATCGATATCCTCGGCCACGCCACATGAAACATTTCGACATCCAGTGGCCAGCGTCATTGCTATTAGCTCACGCAATACTGCCCCGCTTGAAACTCTCAGACAATTGTATGCGGATACGAGCAATGGGCCCAGGAGGTTGCCAGATTGGTGTCACTCTGAATACCTCCGGTACTACGTGCTCGTTCATGACGAGGATCGGGATGACATTGCCGAATCAACCAAGCTGTACGACCAAATGAAGCGTCATTTCGGGTTACATTGCCACTTGTTGAGGCTGCGCAGCAATCAGTGCGTGGTCACCGATGATGACAGTGTTCAAGTTCCTGAATGCGAATGGCTCTCGCCTACTGAGCGACTTTCGGGTGGAGCGG AGCCCTTGGTTGACCTGGATAATAATGGTCTTTACCTTTTCGACTCGGACATTATGGCAATCAAGGCCTTCATTCGAGAGCTAGTTGCACAGTCCGTCATACCATTCATGGAAAACCGAGTCGCTGTTTGGAATGACCAGGTGGCCTCCCGTAGGCGTGGTATCAGTGGCCGATTCATGTCCATGTCACGGAGATGGGCGGGGTTCGGAACTGGCTCTCGTTCCAGCCTCACATCGGGAGGAGCCAGCGGAAACTACGATGTCGCTCACGGTTACTATAGGCCAGACACGCCTGAAGCCCTTCTGCGTAAAATGGCTGACTTCGCGTTCATGCTCCGCGACTGGAAGTTATCAGCATCCACGTATGAGCTTCTTCGGTCGGACTATGCGAACGACAAGGCTTGGAAGTACCATGCGGGTGCCTACGAGATGTGCGCCGTAAGCATGCTTCTCAATCCGGCCGCAATGGGGACTAAGGTGAAGCTCGACGGAATCGATCAGATGTTCGACACGGCATGTTATTCCTATCTTACACGGTGCTCAGACACACCTAATGCACTTCGTTGCCTCACTTTAGCCATGGAATTGTTGAAGTCTCGTGGGGGTTCGGCAGTGGAAAGCGCCGCTCGATGGGCCATGCGGGCCATGGACCTTGGGCTTGTGGGATCCATCGGCCAGGGCCTCTTCAGCGAGCGTGTGTCGGCATGCTATGCGGCGAGGTCACCGGTGAGCGGAATGAAATGGGGCTCTCGACGTCGGAAGGCTGGAATGTGGAGTGTATTTGCCGCCGATATGTGGCTTCGTCTGGGGAAACCGTCACTAGCATCAGCTGCTCTCGAGGAGGCGGAGCGACTATATGCAGATGTAttggatggcgatgggggATTTCCAATGCCCGAGATGCAAACGTTCGTTGACAACCTAAGACACGCCGTCAAGGTCGAGTACTTAGAAGCCCGAGGGCTAGACACAAGGGACGAGGCAGCCACTGCCGAAGCACTGGGCACGGAAGAAACCAGCGAGAAGCTGGACCGGCGCATGAATCGCAAATCCTTGATCTCGAATCCGCTGGATTCGGGCGGTCTTGGTCCGGCGCAAGGCACGAGAGATGATGACAATGCAGCCAATGACGACTTCGAACGAGCTTAG
- the rad18 gene encoding E3 ubiquitin-protein ligase RAD18 (COG:L;~EggNog:ENOG410PJ1F;~InterPro:IPR001841,IPR003034,IPR017907,IPR004580, IPR039577,IPR006642,IPR013083;~PFAM:PF14634,PF13920,PF00097,PF13445,PF02037, PF13923;~go_function: GO:0003677 - DNA binding [Evidence IEA];~go_function: GO:0003697 - single-stranded DNA binding [Evidence IEA];~go_function: GO:0061630 - ubiquitin protein ligase activity [Evidence IEA];~go_process: GO:0006281 - DNA repair [Evidence IEA];~go_process: GO:0006301 - postreplication repair [Evidence IEA];~go_process: GO:0006513 - protein monoubiquitination [Evidence IEA]), protein MDQTFDLPDSTDWLPTPLSLVAPLESALRCQVCKDFFDNPVITSCSHTFCSLCIRRCLSTEGKCPACRSSDQELKLRRNWAVQELVEAFQNARPSVIDLARKAAARASATEEAESEEPAPKKRKVEAVDGPAAEGVRTRSQTRGVGSQEDPVAIEVIEDSNDEEYVPEDGLVACPICNRRMKNEAVFRHLDTCTGEPAPPKQLNFGSLQPASQRPKDALNKAPERLPIINYSLLKDNVLRKKLKDLGIPNTGPRPLLQRRHTEWMNLWNANCDSKTPKSKRELLRELDIWERTQGGQAQLSGDVTDTVMRKDFDAAAWSTSHDDDFKRLIANARKKSEAQVRTTIPQENVGTIQATDQLASQTTYQPSSAPVVKHTEAIHAAEDAHCL, encoded by the exons TTCCAACGCCACTGTCACTCGTCGCGCCTCTCGAATCCGCCCTCCGCTGCCAGGTTTGCAAGGACTTCTTCGATAATCCGGTGATTACCTCGTGCAGTCATACATTCTGCTCACTTTGCATTCGGCGGTGTTTAAGCACCGAAGGGAAATGCCCCGCGTGTCGCAGCTCGGATCAGGAATTGAAGTTGCGGCGAAACTGGGCTGTTCAGGAACTGGTTGAAGCGTTTCAGAATGCTAGACCCAGTGTTATAGATTTGGCGAGAAAGGCTGCTGCGCGGGCGAGTGCGACAGAAGAGGCAGAGTCGGAGGAGCCAGCAccgaaaaagagaaaggtcGAGGCGGTAGATGGACCTGCTGCGGAGGGCGTGAGGACTCGATCGCAGACTCGGGGAGTGGGCTCTCAGGAAGACCCTGTTGCGATTGAGGTCATTGAGGATAGTAATGACGAGGAATATGTTCCAG AGGACGGACTAGTCGCGTGCCCGATCTGCaaccggaggatgaagaatgagGCGGTATTTCGACATTTGGATACATGTACTGGAGAGCCTGCGCCACCGAAACAGTTGAATTTTGG CTCGTTACAACCAGCGTCGCAGAGACCAAAAGACGCGCTAAATAAAGCACCAGAACGACTGCCCATTATAAACTATTCTTTATTGAAAGATAATGTGCTCCGAAAGAAGTTAAAAGATTTGGGTATACCGAACACGGGCCCGAGGCCCCTTCTGCAACGACGTCACACAGAGTGGATGAATTTATGGAATGCCAACTGCGACTCCAAAACGCCAAAGTCCAAAAGGGAATTGCTGCGAGAACTGGATATCTGGGAACGTACACAAGGCGGCCAAGCGCAATTATCAGGTGATGTCACAGATACCGTCATGCGCAAAGACTTCGATGCGGCGGCCTGGTCAAcgagccatgatgatgacttcaAGCGACTCATTGCGAATGCGCGAAAGAAAAGCGAAGCGCAGGTGCGCACCACGATACCACAAGAAAATGTAGGCACAATTCAGGCAACCGACCAGCTTGCCAGCCAGACAACGTATCAGCCTTCGAGTGCGCCTGTTGTTAAGCACACGGAAGCCATACATGCGGCGGAAGATGCCCACTGCCTGTAG